From the Micromonospora lupini genome, one window contains:
- a CDS encoding lysophospholipid acyltransferase family protein, whose amino-acid sequence MPLLYTIGKLTVAPTLRLAFRPTVEGLEHVPETGGAIFAGNHLSVADELFLGTVVPRHLAFWAKSEYFKGTGAKGAFSKFVLTGLGAIPVERAGGRAALSAFDAAIPALQGGDLVVVYPEGTRSPDGKLYRGRTGAARLAISAGVPIIPVGTIGTDKAQPIGARVPRPGSAKITVRFGKPLDFTGRPDDRTSLRQMTDELMSEIQKLTGQEYVPRYAPPRAHPDPTRDA is encoded by the coding sequence GTGCCCCTGCTCTACACCATCGGCAAGCTCACCGTGGCGCCCACGCTGCGGTTGGCGTTCCGCCCGACCGTGGAGGGGCTGGAACACGTGCCGGAGACCGGCGGCGCGATCTTCGCCGGCAACCATCTCTCGGTGGCCGACGAGCTGTTCCTCGGCACGGTGGTGCCCCGGCACCTGGCGTTCTGGGCCAAGTCGGAGTACTTCAAGGGCACCGGCGCGAAGGGCGCGTTCTCGAAGTTCGTCCTCACTGGTCTGGGCGCGATCCCGGTCGAGCGGGCCGGTGGGCGGGCCGCGCTGTCCGCGTTCGACGCCGCCATCCCGGCCTTGCAGGGTGGTGACCTGGTGGTGGTCTACCCGGAGGGCACCCGATCCCCGGACGGCAAGCTCTACCGGGGCCGGACGGGGGCGGCCCGGCTGGCGATCTCGGCCGGGGTGCCGATCATCCCGGTCGGCACCATCGGCACCGACAAGGCCCAGCCGATCGGTGCCCGGGTGCCCCGCCCCGGCAGCGCCAAGATCACTGTCCGGTTCGGCAAGCCGCTGGACTTCACCGGCCGCCCGGACGACCGCACCTCGCTGCGCCAGATGACCGACGAGCTGATGAGCGAGATCCAGAAGCTCACCGGCCAGGAGTACGTCCCGCGCTACGCTCCGCCGCGCGCCCACCCGGACCCGACCCGCGACGCCTGA